In Elaeis guineensis isolate ETL-2024a chromosome 1, EG11, whole genome shotgun sequence, a genomic segment contains:
- the LOC105037934 gene encoding uncharacterized protein isoform X2, whose protein sequence is MDRRSWLWRRRSSEKSPGETESSGSVSSHSERYSDDQASPINASPSQAQSPEVSSKTAGGEVNETVKSLTEKLSAALLNISAKEDLVQQHAKVAEEAVLGWEKAEKEVATLKQQLEAAARKNSALEDKVGHIDGALKECVRQLRQSKVEQEQRIHDALIKKTLEWESDKFKLESQLVELQAQLEAKAEATAPIYHEHHAKVEALEQENMALKDELLACAEHLKLLTLERELSTRAAETASKQHLESIKKVARLEAECRRLRAVACKSSLSNGHKPISSSAYVESLTDSQSDCGERFLGLDNEPSCSDSWASALIAELNQFRNEKSSATNLSMSAEIDIMDDFLEMERLAALPEADHGSSSFELEAETDHAVRDSSSKSEVEAVHQQMTGLEEKVDKMATEKVEVEMSLNETRNQLKISCNQLTVAEDKLMDLQRQLNLVNGEKHILEIEVETMEAKRNELERQLESAHMKIGDLCEQVSSLEAKVEKEKTISRELAARYQNMEFLEAKRKELEFRLDSAHKENVKLQEKVSLLERKVEEEKASSSELASSCQSMEALEAKRKELESQLESAYLEKGKIHDKVDLLQKKIEEERAFSAEISAKFQCLEAVNIKKTELESQLNSAHLEIRKLYEKVSLLEGRLEKERTLSAEFAANAEAGEAKRRELVAQHEAANLEIKRLLEKMALLEKQFEEERALSQELAAKCLELQNELSRKKQEAELHQRAHSNGELKIKQEKERVLASGKLAECQKTIASLNRQLKSLASLDDFLLEAENPDLNGDSLNLRGQNLRTVYSSSSPEKFVSSSPLNGEVSGSLESSSSSAMSGFAELSILSENNSTTENQ, encoded by the exons ATGGACCGCCGGAGTTGGCTGTGGAGGCGGAGGTCGTCGGAGAAGAGCCCAGGTGAGACCGAGAGCTCGGGGTCGGTATCTTCGCATTCCGAGCGCTACTCCGATGATCAG GCTTCTCCAATAAATGCTTCTCCAAGTCAAGCTCAATCACCTGAGGTTTCATCAAAAACTGCTGGCGGTGAAGTCAATGAAACTGTTAAGAGTTTGACTGAGAAACTATCAGCTGCTCTTTTGAACATTAGTGCTAAAGAGGATTTGGTGCAGCAGCATGCTAAAGTTGCAGAAGAAGCTGTTTTAG GTTGGGAAAAGGCAGAAAAGGAAGTTGCGACACTGAAGCAGCAGCTTGAAGCTGCAGCACGGAAGAACTCTGCCCTAGAAGACAAAGTTGGACACATTGATGGTGCCCTCAAGGAATGTGTTAGGCAGCTCCGGCAATCCAAAGTGGAGCAAGAGCAAAGAATCCATGATGCTCTCATCAAGAAAACCCTTGAATGGGAGTCTGACAAGTTTAAGCTTGAGAGCCAGCTTGTTGAGCTCCAGGCCCAGCTAGAAGCTAAAGCTGAAGCTACCGCCCCTATTTACCATGAACATCATGCAAAAGTTGAAGCTCTTGAGCAAGAAAACATGGCTCTCAAAGATGAACTACTTGCTTGTGCTGAGCATCTTAAATTGCTGACACTAGAGAGGGAGCTGAGTACTAGAGCAGCAGAAACAGCCAGTAAACAACACTTGGAGAGCATAAAGAAGGTGGCTAGGCTTGAAGCTGAGTGCCGTAGGCTGAGGGCTGTAGCATGTAAATCCTCACTAAGTAATGGCCACAAGCCTATATCTAGCTCTGCCTATGTGGAGTCTCTTACAGACAGCCAATCGGATTGTGGGGAAAGGTTTCTTGGTCTGGATAATGAGCCAAGCTGCTCAGATTCATGGGCCTCAGCTCTAATTGCTGAGCTCAATCAGTTCAGGAATGAGAAATCCAGTGCAACAAACCTTTCCATGTCTGCAGAAATTGACATAATGGATGATTTCCTTGAGATGGAAAGACTCGCTGCGTTGCCTGAGGCTGACCATGGAAGCTCTAGCTTTGAGCTTGAAGCCGAAACTGACCATGCTGTAAGAGATAGCTCATCAAAAAGTGAAGTGGAAGCTGTGCATCAGCAGATGACTGGGTTAGAGGAAAAGGTTGACAAAATGGCAACTGAGAAAGTGGAAGTCGAGATGTCTTTGAATGAAACCAGAAATCAGCTTAAGATTTCTTGCAATCAGCTGACAGTAGCTGAGGATAAGTTGATGGACTTGCAAAGGCAGCTAAATTTGGTTAATGGGGAAAAGCATATTCTTGAGATAGAAGTAGAAACTATGGAGGCAAAAAGAAATGAATTGGAACGTCAACTTGAATCAGCACATATGAAAATTGGGGATCTATGTGAGCAAGTGAGTTCATTGGAAGCAAAGGTTgagaaagagaagacaatatctAGAGAATTAGCAGCTAGGTATCAGAATATGGAGTTCCTGGAGGCGAAAAGAAAGGAACTGGAATTTCGACTTGATTCAGCCCATAAAGAAAATGTAAAGTTACAGGAGAAGGTGAGTCTATTAGAAAGAAAAGTGGAGGAAGAGAAGGCATCATCTTCAGAACTTGCATCTAGTTGCCAGAGTATGGAGGCTTTGGAGGCAAAAAGAAAGGAACTGGAGTCGCAGCTTGAGTCAGCTTATTTGGAAAAGGGAAAGATACATGACAAAGTTGATTTATTGCAAAAGAAAATTGAGGAGGAGAGGGCATTTTCTGCAGAAATATCAGCTAAGTTCCAGTGTTTGGAAGCTGTGAACATAAAGAAAACGGAATTGGAGTCTCAACTAAATTCAGCACATTTggaaatcagaaagctatatgaGAAGGTTAGTTTACTAGAAGGAAGACTTGAAAAAGAGAGGACACTCTCTGCTGAATTTGCAGCTAATGCAGAGGCTGGAGAGGCAAAGAGAAGGGAATTGGTAGCACAGCATGAGGCAGCAAATCTGGAAATTAAGAGGCTACTTGAGAAGATGGCTCTACTGGAAAAACAATTTGAGGAGGAGAGAGCATTGTCTCAAGAACTTGCAGCCAAGTGCCTGGAATTGCAAAATGAGCTATCTCGGAAGAAGCAGGAAGCTGAGCTCCATCAACGTGCACATTCAAATGGAGAGTTGAAAATCAAACAG GAGAAAGAACGAGTTCTGGCTTCTGGGAAATTAGCGGAGTGTCAGAAGACAATAGCCTCTCTTAACCGGCAGTTGAAATCATTAGCATCATTAGATGATTTCTTGCTCGAAGCCGAGAATCCAGATTTAAATGGAGATTCACTAAATCTTAGAGGGCAAAATTTAAGAACAGTTTATTCAAGCAGTTCTCCAGAAAAGTTTGTCAGTTCAAGTCCGCTGAATGGTGAAGTGAGTGGATCCCTGGAATCTTCTTCATCCTCTGCTATGTCTGGTTTTGCTGAGCTTTCAATCCTAAGTGAAAACAATAGCACTACAGAAAACCAATAG
- the LOC105037934 gene encoding uncharacterized protein isoform X1, whose protein sequence is MDRRSWLWRRRSSEKSPGETESSGSVSSHSERYSDDQDAFKASPINASPSQAQSPEVSSKTAGGEVNETVKSLTEKLSAALLNISAKEDLVQQHAKVAEEAVLGWEKAEKEVATLKQQLEAAARKNSALEDKVGHIDGALKECVRQLRQSKVEQEQRIHDALIKKTLEWESDKFKLESQLVELQAQLEAKAEATAPIYHEHHAKVEALEQENMALKDELLACAEHLKLLTLERELSTRAAETASKQHLESIKKVARLEAECRRLRAVACKSSLSNGHKPISSSAYVESLTDSQSDCGERFLGLDNEPSCSDSWASALIAELNQFRNEKSSATNLSMSAEIDIMDDFLEMERLAALPEADHGSSSFELEAETDHAVRDSSSKSEVEAVHQQMTGLEEKVDKMATEKVEVEMSLNETRNQLKISCNQLTVAEDKLMDLQRQLNLVNGEKHILEIEVETMEAKRNELERQLESAHMKIGDLCEQVSSLEAKVEKEKTISRELAARYQNMEFLEAKRKELEFRLDSAHKENVKLQEKVSLLERKVEEEKASSSELASSCQSMEALEAKRKELESQLESAYLEKGKIHDKVDLLQKKIEEERAFSAEISAKFQCLEAVNIKKTELESQLNSAHLEIRKLYEKVSLLEGRLEKERTLSAEFAANAEAGEAKRRELVAQHEAANLEIKRLLEKMALLEKQFEEERALSQELAAKCLELQNELSRKKQEAELHQRAHSNGELKIKQEKERVLASGKLAECQKTIASLNRQLKSLASLDDFLLEAENPDLNGDSLNLRGQNLRTVYSSSSPEKFVSSSPLNGEVSGSLESSSSSAMSGFAELSILSENNSTTENQ, encoded by the exons ATGGACCGCCGGAGTTGGCTGTGGAGGCGGAGGTCGTCGGAGAAGAGCCCAGGTGAGACCGAGAGCTCGGGGTCGGTATCTTCGCATTCCGAGCGCTACTCCGATGATCAG GATGCATTCAAGGCTTCTCCAATAAATGCTTCTCCAAGTCAAGCTCAATCACCTGAGGTTTCATCAAAAACTGCTGGCGGTGAAGTCAATGAAACTGTTAAGAGTTTGACTGAGAAACTATCAGCTGCTCTTTTGAACATTAGTGCTAAAGAGGATTTGGTGCAGCAGCATGCTAAAGTTGCAGAAGAAGCTGTTTTAG GTTGGGAAAAGGCAGAAAAGGAAGTTGCGACACTGAAGCAGCAGCTTGAAGCTGCAGCACGGAAGAACTCTGCCCTAGAAGACAAAGTTGGACACATTGATGGTGCCCTCAAGGAATGTGTTAGGCAGCTCCGGCAATCCAAAGTGGAGCAAGAGCAAAGAATCCATGATGCTCTCATCAAGAAAACCCTTGAATGGGAGTCTGACAAGTTTAAGCTTGAGAGCCAGCTTGTTGAGCTCCAGGCCCAGCTAGAAGCTAAAGCTGAAGCTACCGCCCCTATTTACCATGAACATCATGCAAAAGTTGAAGCTCTTGAGCAAGAAAACATGGCTCTCAAAGATGAACTACTTGCTTGTGCTGAGCATCTTAAATTGCTGACACTAGAGAGGGAGCTGAGTACTAGAGCAGCAGAAACAGCCAGTAAACAACACTTGGAGAGCATAAAGAAGGTGGCTAGGCTTGAAGCTGAGTGCCGTAGGCTGAGGGCTGTAGCATGTAAATCCTCACTAAGTAATGGCCACAAGCCTATATCTAGCTCTGCCTATGTGGAGTCTCTTACAGACAGCCAATCGGATTGTGGGGAAAGGTTTCTTGGTCTGGATAATGAGCCAAGCTGCTCAGATTCATGGGCCTCAGCTCTAATTGCTGAGCTCAATCAGTTCAGGAATGAGAAATCCAGTGCAACAAACCTTTCCATGTCTGCAGAAATTGACATAATGGATGATTTCCTTGAGATGGAAAGACTCGCTGCGTTGCCTGAGGCTGACCATGGAAGCTCTAGCTTTGAGCTTGAAGCCGAAACTGACCATGCTGTAAGAGATAGCTCATCAAAAAGTGAAGTGGAAGCTGTGCATCAGCAGATGACTGGGTTAGAGGAAAAGGTTGACAAAATGGCAACTGAGAAAGTGGAAGTCGAGATGTCTTTGAATGAAACCAGAAATCAGCTTAAGATTTCTTGCAATCAGCTGACAGTAGCTGAGGATAAGTTGATGGACTTGCAAAGGCAGCTAAATTTGGTTAATGGGGAAAAGCATATTCTTGAGATAGAAGTAGAAACTATGGAGGCAAAAAGAAATGAATTGGAACGTCAACTTGAATCAGCACATATGAAAATTGGGGATCTATGTGAGCAAGTGAGTTCATTGGAAGCAAAGGTTgagaaagagaagacaatatctAGAGAATTAGCAGCTAGGTATCAGAATATGGAGTTCCTGGAGGCGAAAAGAAAGGAACTGGAATTTCGACTTGATTCAGCCCATAAAGAAAATGTAAAGTTACAGGAGAAGGTGAGTCTATTAGAAAGAAAAGTGGAGGAAGAGAAGGCATCATCTTCAGAACTTGCATCTAGTTGCCAGAGTATGGAGGCTTTGGAGGCAAAAAGAAAGGAACTGGAGTCGCAGCTTGAGTCAGCTTATTTGGAAAAGGGAAAGATACATGACAAAGTTGATTTATTGCAAAAGAAAATTGAGGAGGAGAGGGCATTTTCTGCAGAAATATCAGCTAAGTTCCAGTGTTTGGAAGCTGTGAACATAAAGAAAACGGAATTGGAGTCTCAACTAAATTCAGCACATTTggaaatcagaaagctatatgaGAAGGTTAGTTTACTAGAAGGAAGACTTGAAAAAGAGAGGACACTCTCTGCTGAATTTGCAGCTAATGCAGAGGCTGGAGAGGCAAAGAGAAGGGAATTGGTAGCACAGCATGAGGCAGCAAATCTGGAAATTAAGAGGCTACTTGAGAAGATGGCTCTACTGGAAAAACAATTTGAGGAGGAGAGAGCATTGTCTCAAGAACTTGCAGCCAAGTGCCTGGAATTGCAAAATGAGCTATCTCGGAAGAAGCAGGAAGCTGAGCTCCATCAACGTGCACATTCAAATGGAGAGTTGAAAATCAAACAG GAGAAAGAACGAGTTCTGGCTTCTGGGAAATTAGCGGAGTGTCAGAAGACAATAGCCTCTCTTAACCGGCAGTTGAAATCATTAGCATCATTAGATGATTTCTTGCTCGAAGCCGAGAATCCAGATTTAAATGGAGATTCACTAAATCTTAGAGGGCAAAATTTAAGAACAGTTTATTCAAGCAGTTCTCCAGAAAAGTTTGTCAGTTCAAGTCCGCTGAATGGTGAAGTGAGTGGATCCCTGGAATCTTCTTCATCCTCTGCTATGTCTGGTTTTGCTGAGCTTTCAATCCTAAGTGAAAACAATAGCACTACAGAAAACCAATAG